The following nucleotide sequence is from Deinococcus planocerae.
CTGGGCCTGCTCGCCAGCTTCGAGGCGGTGGGGAACCTGGGGGCCGCGTGGGCCGCGCACGGGGCCCTGCGCGCCGCCGCGGAGCGGGTGGACGGCCTGCGCGCCCTGCCCCCCGCCGTGGAGGACCCCGCGCGCCCGCTCGACCTCTGCCCCGATTCCACCCTGCGCTTCGAGGACGTGCGCTTCCGTTATCCCGGCGCGCAAGCGGACGTGCTGCGGGACCTGAGTCTGACCGTCCGCCCCGGGGAGAGGGTCGCCCTCGTCGGGCCGTCGGGCGCCGGGAAGAGCACCCTGCTCGGGCTCGCGCTGCGTTTCCACGACCCCACGGGCGGGCGGGTGACCCTGGGCGGGGTGGACCTGCGCGAGCTGCGCCTCTCGGACGTCCGCTCCCGCTTCGCCTGGGCCCCCCAGCAGGCGGAGGTGCTCGGCGGCACCCTGCGCGAGAACCTGCGCCTGGGCGACCCGGACGCGGAGGACGCGGAGCTGCTCGCCCTGCTCGCCGACCTCGGGCTGGGCGGCCTGCTCGCGCGGCTGCCGGGCGGGCTCTCGGGCTGGGTG
It contains:
- a CDS encoding ABC transporter ATP-binding protein — its product is LGLLASFEAVGNLGAAWAAHGALRAAAERVDGLRALPPAVEDPARPLDLCPDSTLRFEDVRFRYPGAQADVLRDLSLTVRPGERVALVGPSGAGKSTLLGLALRFHDPTGGRVTLGGVDLRELRLSDVRSRFAWAPQQAEVLGGTLRENLRLGDPDAEDAELLALLADLGLGGLLARLPGGLSGWVGEYGARLSAGERSRPSVARALLRPAPLLLLDEPTAHLDPANARRLLRAVEDRAPERGVLLVTHQPDLLGPGWRRVELEGGRTPCAHARPSPSPPAPGPGMKPR